The Sphaerospermopsis torques-reginae ITEP-024 genome has a window encoding:
- a CDS encoding DUF6972 family protein: MSGIDREITLETRTSLIEKHLPGTKKSQRELETEGLAFLFNDQQTMERVASEIKLRGEPTGIEDTEDKYERYGLYFTEPIGYILKADGTRIPLHYGEIKIKKTTGKYHVIPRTKPRTTY, translated from the coding sequence ATGAGCGGAATTGATCGTGAAATTACCCTAGAAACCAGAACCAGTCTGATTGAAAAACATCTTCCCGGAACAAAAAAATCCCAAAGAGAACTTGAAACCGAAGGACTAGCTTTTCTCTTTAACGATCAACAAACAATGGAAAGAGTTGCATCTGAGATAAAACTTAGAGGAGAACCAACAGGAATAGAAGATACAGAAGATAAATATGAGCGATATGGATTATATTTTACTGAACCAATTGGTTATATACTAAAAGCAGACGGTACTCGAATCCCCCTGCATTACGGTGAAATAAAAATTAAGAAAACTACAGGTAAGTATCATGTCATACCTCGCACAAAACCCCGTACAACCTACTGA
- a CDS encoding glycosyltransferase, translating into MPANSWPENDAYNENSDPLNSLLSDLSTEEELTEGIKTVYSSSRFQGRRPKAALMLTVVWGGTIALHLVSWGSIFILGLTAILSIHAFRIIFARPRHHHKEIQGDLPRVSVLVAAKNEEAVIGRLVKNLCSLEYANGEYEVWIIDDHSTDKTPQLLAELQEEYKQLKVFRRSADAIGGKSGALNQVLPMTKGDIIAVFDADAQVNPDLLLQVVPVFQREQVGAVQVRKAIANAKENFWTKGQMAEMAVDTWFQQQRTAIGGLGELRGNGQFVRRQALDSCGGWNEETITDDLDLTIRLNLDQWDIECMFYPPVQEEGVTTAIALWHQRNRWAEGGYQRYLDYWDLILKNRMGTRKTVDLLIFLLIMYILPTAAVPDLLMSVIRHRPPILAPITGLSVTMSFVGMFAGLQRTRQDQKTSNYLVLLLQTIRGSIYMLHWLMVMSSTTARMSVRPKRLKWVKTVHTGAVH; encoded by the coding sequence ATGCCAGCGAATTCCTGGCCGGAAAACGACGCTTACAACGAAAATTCTGACCCTCTTAACTCCCTGCTGTCTGACCTTTCAACAGAGGAGGAGTTAACGGAAGGGATCAAGACTGTTTATTCTTCATCGCGCTTTCAAGGACGTAGACCCAAAGCTGCCCTCATGTTAACTGTGGTTTGGGGTGGAACTATTGCTTTACATTTGGTTTCCTGGGGTTCTATTTTTATTCTTGGATTGACGGCAATTTTAAGCATTCATGCTTTCAGGATTATTTTTGCTAGACCCCGCCACCATCATAAAGAAATACAGGGAGATTTACCCCGTGTTTCTGTGTTGGTGGCTGCCAAAAATGAAGAAGCGGTCATAGGCAGATTAGTGAAAAATCTTTGTAGTTTAGAATATGCTAATGGTGAATATGAAGTCTGGATTATTGATGATCATAGTACGGACAAAACACCACAGTTATTAGCAGAACTACAGGAAGAATACAAGCAACTCAAGGTTTTCAGACGTTCTGCTGATGCTATTGGCGGTAAGTCTGGGGCTTTGAATCAGGTATTACCTATGACTAAGGGCGATATTATTGCGGTGTTTGATGCGGATGCCCAAGTTAACCCAGATTTATTGTTACAGGTTGTGCCTGTGTTCCAAAGGGAACAGGTGGGGGCGGTGCAGGTGCGAAAGGCGATCGCCAACGCTAAGGAAAATTTCTGGACTAAGGGACAAATGGCGGAAATGGCTGTTGATACTTGGTTTCAACAACAAAGAACCGCTATTGGTGGACTGGGTGAACTGCGGGGAAATGGTCAATTTGTCCGCCGTCAAGCTTTGGATAGCTGTGGTGGTTGGAATGAGGAAACTATCACCGATGATTTAGATTTGACTATCCGTTTGAATTTGGATCAGTGGGATATTGAATGTATGTTCTATCCCCCTGTACAGGAAGAAGGTGTAACTACTGCGATCGCCCTTTGGCATCAACGTAACCGATGGGCTGAGGGTGGTTATCAACGTTATTTAGATTACTGGGATCTAATCCTCAAAAACCGCATGGGAACGCGGAAAACTGTGGATTTACTGATTTTTCTGCTGATTATGTATATTTTACCGACAGCAGCAGTACCCGATTTATTAATGTCTGTAATTCGCCATCGTCCACCCATTTTAGCCCCTATTACTGGTTTATCAGTAACGATGTCTTTTGTGGGGATGTTTGCTGGGTTACAGCGCACACGCCAAGATCAAAAAACATCTAATTATTTGGTGTTACTTCTGCAAACCATTCGCGGCAGTATTTATATGTTGCATTGGTTGATGGTGATGAGTAGCACTACTGCCCGGATGTCGGTTCGTCCTAAAAGGCTGAAGTGGGTGAAAACTGTACATACTGGGGCTGTACATTAA
- a CDS encoding tetratricopeptide repeat protein, translated as MQILHLDLKAVVGNYVELRYFTNNYNQYENRTLLLGEITDLIELAERDYYVSSFAEDYAVTGLRLYNWLDGTDRWLQKLINQYQRQGIILAISTAEKLAHLPWEVLHDGKTFLVQQSIIPVRWVSSDSVKTLSVENNPENRALQVLFMATSPQGVEPILDYEAEEARILEATERQPLALTVEESGCLSELGYLVDDYGKDYFDIFHITGHATISDGQPQFITETETGEADYASAEDIKEALQFRLPKLIFLSGCRTGQAGSKDANYGSVPSMAEELLNAGAKAVLGWGQAVSAVEATEAAATLYGELAAGKQITEAVAITYKTLIKNKARDWHLLRLYAADSLPGELVTPLRTPRRKPAPPLSVSTEFLDPAGKVKVPTRESFVGRRRQLQSCLRTLTQSTEEIGVLIYGMGGLGKSSLAARLCDRLPIFKPVVLMGRIDEPSLVDLLVKDLDDDEQRKRLQNPDEELRFRLKRIFQQLWDAGEKPFLLVLDDFEENLEPRQDSFVLKTSAVEVLTALVWAIRETSTKHRLILTCRYDFEFSQLQYFYKQPLEGMRGADLRKKCSRLEAFKTSSQVDEALKSQARRLADGNPRLLEWLDKILQNSTVDQIAILNRLEVDAVELREQVLAEALLQQMDATMGEMLSQGLVFELPVPREALTAVCENIPYLENYINRAVALGLLEVSPDESLRVPRILPLTLSTHVKTLHQQAAEVLYRLWLEEAETSTEEECLEIHRLGLLGEQGEIASRVGMVLTQKWMNTRRFRETLNLCNSTLNIVRDYNILHQLARSEERLGDTQQAQQHYQQALELCLPTDNTTKAVIINNLANIYASKGNTEEALTLYQQSLEIHQSIGNLPGQPSTLSNLARIYTKTGKIEEAIALHQQSLEIHKKIEDEIADYPQSSLFLDQLAGAKASTLHQLAGIYVDKGNIEEALALYQQSLEINESIGKLEGQATNLYQLAGIYVDTGKIEEALALYHQSLEISESIGYLEGQASTLHQLGVIYKNTGKIKEAITLYKQSLKINTSISNVKTKASTLHELGYIYENTGKIEEAITFYQESLKLSESIGDVQGQATTLHQLGYIYANTGNMEEAITFYQESLKLSESIGDVKTKAATLNNLAIIYTNTGNIEEAIALYQHSLKLTESIGDVKTKAATLNNLASIYTNTGNIEEAIALYQHSLKLTESIGDVKTKAATLNNLASIYTNTSNIEEAIALYQQSLKLTESIGDVKTKAATLKKLAINYTKTGKIEEAITCYQQLLEINESIGDVQGKAATLHKLGYIYADTDKIEEAIACYQQSLKINESTGDVQGKAANLQGLGRTYAKTSKIEEAITLYQQSLKINESIGNVRGKASTLNNLAIIYTKTGKIEEAIDLYQQSLQLTESIGDVQGKAATLNNLASIYADTGKVEEAIALYQQSLKLTESIGDVKTKAATLNNLARIYADTGKRDEAIALFQQFVEINESIGDVQAEPLKLTMLGLIAAQKKDFVTALEYLHQSLEILQQIKSPHAETVRGIINDVQQMAKS; from the coding sequence GTGCAGATTCTTCACCTTGACCTGAAAGCCGTTGTCGGTAATTATGTAGAGTTACGCTACTTTACTAATAATTACAACCAATACGAAAACCGCACACTCCTTCTGGGCGAAATTACCGATTTAATTGAGTTAGCAGAAAGAGATTATTACGTTTCCTCATTTGCTGAAGATTATGCAGTGACTGGGTTAAGGCTGTATAACTGGTTAGATGGGACTGACAGATGGTTACAAAAACTCATCAATCAATATCAGCGTCAAGGAATCATTTTAGCCATTTCAACAGCCGAAAAACTCGCCCATTTACCTTGGGAAGTCCTGCACGATGGTAAAACCTTTCTCGTTCAACAGTCAATTATTCCTGTGCGGTGGGTATCATCGGACTCTGTAAAAACATTGTCTGTGGAGAACAACCCAGAAAACCGCGCTTTACAAGTTTTATTTATGGCTACTTCTCCCCAAGGAGTAGAACCCATATTAGATTATGAAGCAGAAGAAGCGCGAATTCTGGAAGCGACGGAAAGACAACCTTTAGCTTTGACAGTAGAAGAAAGCGGTTGTTTATCTGAGTTGGGTTATTTAGTGGATGATTACGGAAAAGATTATTTTGATATTTTCCATATTACCGGTCATGCCACAATTAGCGATGGACAACCCCAATTTATTACCGAAACGGAAACCGGAGAAGCTGATTATGCTAGTGCAGAAGATATTAAAGAAGCACTACAATTCCGATTACCCAAATTGATTTTCCTTTCTGGTTGTCGCACTGGACAAGCTGGAAGTAAGGATGCTAATTATGGTTCTGTACCTTCAATGGCGGAAGAATTGCTGAATGCTGGTGCAAAAGCCGTTTTAGGATGGGGACAAGCAGTTTCAGCAGTTGAAGCAACAGAAGCAGCAGCGACATTATATGGAGAATTAGCCGCCGGAAAGCAAATCACCGAAGCGGTGGCAATTACCTATAAAACATTAATCAAAAATAAGGCGCGGGATTGGCATTTATTACGATTATATGCGGCGGATAGTTTACCAGGGGAATTGGTGACACCATTGCGGACTCCGAGAAGGAAACCTGCACCACCGCTTTCTGTAAGTACGGAATTTTTAGATCCTGCGGGAAAAGTGAAAGTCCCCACCCGTGAAAGTTTTGTCGGTCGTCGTCGTCAGTTGCAAAGTTGTTTAAGGACGCTGACACAATCAACGGAAGAAATAGGGGTGTTAATTTATGGGATGGGTGGTTTAGGTAAAAGTAGTTTAGCAGCTAGACTTTGTGACAGACTCCCGATTTTTAAGCCTGTTGTCTTGATGGGGAGAATTGATGAACCGAGTTTAGTTGATCTGTTAGTGAAAGACTTGGATGATGACGAACAACGGAAACGGCTACAAAATCCTGATGAGGAATTGAGATTTAGATTAAAGCGGATATTTCAGCAGTTGTGGGACGCTGGGGAAAAGCCGTTTTTGTTGGTGTTGGATGATTTTGAGGAGAATTTAGAACCGCGTCAAGATAGCTTTGTCCTGAAAACATCAGCGGTAGAGGTTTTAACAGCTTTGGTTTGGGCAATTCGGGAAACATCCACCAAACATCGTTTAATTCTCACCTGTCGTTATGATTTTGAATTTAGCCAGTTGCAGTATTTCTATAAACAGCCCTTGGAGGGAATGCGGGGGGCAGATTTAAGAAAAAAGTGTAGTCGTCTTGAGGCTTTTAAAACATCCTCGCAGGTAGATGAGGCGTTGAAATCTCAAGCGCGGAGGTTAGCAGACGGAAATCCTCGCTTGTTGGAATGGCTGGATAAGATTTTGCAAAATTCCACAGTTGACCAAATTGCAATTCTCAATCGTTTAGAAGTTGATGCGGTGGAGTTGCGAGAACAGGTTTTAGCTGAAGCTTTGCTGCAACAAATGGATGCAACGATGGGGGAAATGTTGTCACAGGGTTTGGTGTTTGAGTTACCAGTCCCCAGGGAAGCATTAACCGCAGTTTGTGAAAATATCCCCTATTTGGAAAATTATATCAATCGGGCGGTGGCGTTGGGATTATTGGAAGTTAGTCCTGATGAGTCATTGCGAGTACCGAGAATTTTGCCGTTGACGTTATCCACTCATGTAAAAACCCTGCATCAACAAGCGGCTGAGGTGTTGTATCGTCTGTGGTTGGAAGAAGCAGAAACTTCAACAGAGGAAGAATGCCTAGAAATTCATCGGTTAGGGTTGTTAGGGGAACAAGGGGAAATTGCTTCAAGAGTAGGAATGGTTTTAACACAGAAGTGGATGAATACTAGGCGATTTCGTGAAACCTTAAATCTGTGCAACTCTACCTTAAACATAGTTAGAGACTATAACATTTTGCATCAACTAGCACGATCTGAAGAAAGACTTGGAGACACTCAACAAGCACAGCAACATTATCAACAAGCATTAGAACTCTGTCTACCAACAGATAACACCACAAAAGCGGTAATTATTAATAACTTAGCTAATATCTACGCCAGCAAGGGAAACACAGAGGAAGCACTCACCCTCTACCAGCAGTCTTTAGAAATCCATCAAAGCATTGGCAATCTCCCAGGTCAACCCTCGACTTTGAGCAATTTAGCTCGTATCTACACCAAAACTGGAAAAATAGAGGAAGCGATCGCCCTCCACCAGCAGTCTTTAGAAATCCATAAAAAAATAGAGGATGAAATCGCTGACTATCCCCAGTCTTCACTATTCTTGGACCAATTAGCTGGTGCTAAAGCCTCAACTTTGCACCAATTAGCTGGTATCTACGTGGACAAGGGAAACATAGAGGAAGCACTCGCTCTCTACCAGCAGTCTTTAGAAATCAATGAAAGCATTGGCAAGCTCGAAGGTCAAGCCACTAATTTGTACCAATTAGCTGGTATCTACGTGGACACGGGAAAAATAGAGGAAGCACTCGCCCTCTATCATCAGTCTTTAGAAATCTCTGAAAGCATTGGGTATCTCGAAGGTCAAGCCTCGACTTTGCACCAATTAGGTGTTATCTACAAGAACACAGGCAAAATCAAAGAAGCGATCACCCTCTACAAGCAGTCTTTAAAAATCAATACAAGCATTAGCAATGTCAAAACTAAAGCCTCGACTTTGCACGAATTAGGTTATATCTACGAGAACACAGGCAAAATCGAAGAAGCGATCACCTTCTACCAAGAGTCTTTAAAACTTAGTGAAAGCATTGGGGATGTGCAAGGACAAGCTACTACTTTGCACCAATTAGGTTATATCTACGCCAACACAGGTAATATGGAGGAAGCGATCACCTTCTACCAAGAGTCTTTAAAACTTAGTGAAAGCATTGGGGATGTCAAAACTAAAGCTGCAACTTTGAACAATTTAGCTATTATCTACACCAACACAGGTAACATAGAGGAAGCGATCGCCCTCTACCAACACTCTTTAAAACTTACTGAAAGCATTGGCGATGTCAAAACTAAAGCTGCAACTTTGAACAATTTAGCTAGTATCTACACCAACACAGGTAACATAGAGGAAGCGATCGCCCTCTACCAACACTCTTTAAAACTTACTGAAAGCATTGGCGATGTCAAAACTAAAGCTGCAACTTTGAACAATTTAGCTAGTATCTACACCAACACAAGTAACATAGAGGAAGCGATCGCCCTCTACCAACAGTCTTTAAAACTTACTGAAAGCATTGGGGATGTCAAAACTAAAGCTGCAACTTTGAAAAAGTTAGCTATTAACTACACCAAGACAGGTAAAATCGAAGAAGCGATCACCTGCTACCAACAGTTATTAGAAATCAATGAGAGCATTGGGGATGTGCAAGGAAAAGCTGCAACTTTGCACAAATTAGGTTATATATACGCGGATACAGACAAAATCGAAGAAGCGATCGCCTGCTACCAACAGTCTTTAAAAATCAATGAAAGCACAGGCGATGTGCAAGGAAAAGCCGCTAATTTGCAAGGATTAGGACGTACTTACGCCAAGACGAGCAAAATCGAAGAAGCGATCACCCTCTACCAGCAGTCTTTAAAAATCAATGAAAGCATTGGGAATGTCCGAGGAAAAGCCTCTACTTTAAACAATTTAGCTATTATCTACACCAAGACAGGCAAAATCGAAGAAGCGATCGACCTCTACCAACAGTCTTTACAACTTACTGAAAGCATTGGGGATGTGCAAGGGAAAGCCGCTACTTTGAACAATTTAGCTAGTATCTACGCGGACACAGGCAAAGTCGAAGAAGCGATCGCCCTCTACCAACAGTCTTTAAAGCTTACTGAAAGCATTGGGGATGTCAAAACTAAAGCTGCAACTTTGAACAATTTAGCTAGGATCTACGCGGACACAGGTAAAAGAGATGAAGCGATCGCCCTCTTTCAGCAGTTCGTAGAAATCAATGAAAGTATTGGTGATGTCCAAGCTGAACCGTTAAAATTAACAATGTTAGGCTTGATTGCAGCACAAAAAAAAGATTTTGTGACTGCACTTGAATATTTACACCAGTCTTTAGAGATATTGCAGCAAATCAAATCTCCCCATGCTGAGACAGTGAGGGGAATTATCAACGATGTGCAACAAATGGCAAAGAGTTAA